One Lucilia cuprina isolate Lc7/37 chromosome 4, ASM2204524v1, whole genome shotgun sequence DNA segment encodes these proteins:
- the LOC111682628 gene encoding juvenile hormone esterase-like — MIIVCKMICRISITLWVLAICQADSDPTICVETHLGTVKGKQMESRSGDKFWAFLGVRYAQPPVGELRFQSPQPVKAWKPKILDATEDGPICPQITVNLTYLSEDCLRLNVYTKDIKARKPVIVYLYPGGFYFGGSISLYAGPENFMDRDIVLVTLNYRLGSLGFLATGTTDAAGNMGLKDQVMALRWVQQHIETFGGDPDSVTLWGYSAGSFSIGLHVMSPMARGLFHRGIMMSGTPLAQFKYKTHQLDLAERQARLLNCPVKSIKEMVKCLKTKPMMDFVNTTMGMFEYGFNPLLNWVPVIENDCGENQERYLIEDPYTTMSKGNIFKVPLITGMTEYEFYNLAYFTMRNDTEREYFNKDFAKYAPIYFSYERETPKSQEISAAFRSFYFQNKSLEYPKSLQSFVDFYGDGAICFSLRYLQMVSQFTPVYTYVFNYKGRYSHFVNPDTNRTIGAVHHDELLYLLKLPLLTPQFEKTDPENIVIERLTRFWFEFAQKGDPNNVSDEYLKSVKWPLYSQDKKQYLEIGQNLNVKSNAKLEERSQLWDRLFPISEMLNQIGEQCKI; from the exons ATGATCATTGTATGTAAAATGATTTGTCGCATTTCAATTACGCTATGGGTGTTAGCAATATGTCAAGCAGATTCAGATCCAACAATTTGTGTGGAAACTCATCTTGGCACAGTGAAGGGTAAACAAATGGAATCGCGTTCTGGTGATAAATTTTGGGCATTTCTTGGTGTACGTTATGCCCAACCCCCTGTGGGTGAACTGCGATTTCAGAGTCCACAGCCGGTTAAGGCCTGGAAACCCAAAATTTTAGATGCTACTGAAGATGGTCCCATATGTCCacaaataacagttaatttaaCCTATCTGTCCGAGGATTGTTTACGTTTGAATGTTTATACTAAAGACATAAAAGCACGAAAACCAGTTATTGTGTATTTGTATCCAGGAGGATTTTATTTCGGTGGATCTATTAGTCTTTATGCTGGACCAGAGAATTTCATGGATCGAGATATTGTATTAGTAACATTAAATTACCGTTTGGGTTCGTTGGGATTTTTGGCTACGGGCACTACAGATGCTGCTGGTAATATGGGTTTAAAAGATCAAGTCATGGCTTTACGTTGGGTACAACAACACATTGAAACATTTGGTGGTGATCCCGATTCGGTAACTTTGTGGGGCTATAGTGCTGGTAGTTTCAGTATTGGATTGCATGTTATGTCTCCTATGGCGAGGGGTCTATTTCATCGAGGTATTATGATGAGTGGCACACCACTGGCTCAATTTAAATATAAGACACATCAATTGGATTTAGCTGAACGACAAGCTCGACTTTTGAACTGTCCAGTGAAATCGATAAAGGAAATGGTAAAGTGTTTGAAAACG AAACCCATGATGGATTTTGTGAATACGACAATGGGTATGTTTGAGTATGGTTTTAATCCTCTCCTAAATTGGGTGCCAGTTATAGAAAACGATTGTGGTGAAAATCAAGAACGTTATCTTATAGAAGATCCATATACTACCATGTCCAAAGGTAATATCTTTAAAGTTCCTTTGATAACTGGCATGACagaatatgaattttataatctAGCCTACT TCACTATGCGCAATGATACAGAAcgtgaatattttaataaagattttgcaAAATATGCACCTATTTACTTTTCCTATGAACGTGAAACTCCGAAATCGCAAGAAATTAGTGCCGCATTTcgttcattttattttcaaaataaatctcTTGAATATCCTAAATCTTTACAATCATTCGTTGACTTTTATGGTGATGGAGCGATTTGTTTTAGCCTTCGTTATTTACAAATGGTTTCACAATTTACTCCCGTCTATACGTATGTTTTTAACTACAAAGGACGTTATAGTCATTTTGTAAATCCCGATACGAATCGGACAATAG GTGCGGTACATCATGATGAATTACTGTATCTACTAAAACTTCCACTACTTACACCGCAATTCGAAAAAACCGATCCAGAAAATATCGTTATAGAGCGTTTGACTAGATTTTGGTTTGAATTTGCCCAAAAAGGAGACCCCAATAATGTTTCCGATGAATATTTGAAATCAGTTAAATGGCCATTGTATTCACAggacaaaaaacaatatttagaaattggtcaaaaTTTGAATGTTAAATCAAATGCTAAGTTAGAAGAACGCTCACAGTTGTGGGATCGTCTATTTCCCATATCGGAAATGTTAAACCAAATTGGAGAGCAATGcaaaatttaa
- the LOC111682627 gene encoding lysosomal acid phosphatase produces the protein MAKIDCKSRRGTKISVMILGGALCTVMMAYFVFGDTNDERGLRNLRMISILFRHGEKNPSELYPNDSHATHEWPGGLGALTQKGSLQSYNLGKNLRMRYYRLLPPNGLYTQQQIRVLSSAAERCIMSANSLLAGFMPPLEHSNPLPVQWQPVPVNTIPRKEDTLLAQKKPCAKYDTILDKLYKNPPADLKKLNEENAELYKLLTRHTGKNISNVLDVEYLYNTLKIESEAGLDLPDWAENIYPERLEPLAERSYVLFTETNLMKKVKGGAFLNEIHSKMIDKRKRNLNPDRKIFLYSGHDVTLVNVMNSLNILDQTAKLPEYASALAFELHHSSLFKDDFEVKIVYYYNSDDKFPKELAIPNCDAPCSLTKFSASIKHLLLSDYDETCENTKPDCTSK, from the exons atggcTAAAATTGATTGTAAGTCCAGGCGTGGCACCAAAATATCTGTTATGATCTTGGGTGGTGCCCTCTGCACTGTCATGATGGCCTATTTTGTATTTGGTGATACAAATGATGAACGTGGCTTACGAAATTTACGTATGATTTCAATT ctttttagaCATGGTGAAAAAAATCCAAGTGAACTATATCCTAATGATTCACATGCAACACATGAATGGCCTGGTGGTTTAGGAGCACTGACTCAg aAAGGTAGTCTACAATCTTACAATTTGGGCAAAAACTTGCGAATGCGATATTATCGACTGCTGCCGCCTAATGGTCTTTATACTCAACAACAAATAAGGGTTTTAAGTTCAGCAGCCGAGAGATGTATTATGAGTGCTAATAGTCTATTGGCAGGTTTTATGCCTCCACTGGAACACAGTAACCCTTTGCCCGTACAATGGCAACCAGTGCCAGTAAATACTATACCCAGAAAAGAAGATACG TTATTGGCTCAAAAGAAACCCTGTGCAAAATATGAtacaattttagataaattatacaaaaatccaccagccgatttaaaaaagttaaacgaAGAAAATGCAGAACTCTATAAACTTCTAACACGACATACGGGCAAGAATATAAGCAATGTATTAGATGTTGAATACTTATATAATACTTTGAAAATTGAGAGTGAAGCTGGTTTAGATTTACCCGATTGGGCTGAAAACATTTATCCTGAACGTTTGGAACCATTGGCTGAAAGAAGTTATGTGCTCTTTACGGAAACAAAtcttatgaaaaaagtaaaaggtGGTGCATTTCTAAATGAAATTCACTCAAAAATGATTGATAAAAGAAAGCGCAATTTGAATCCAGatcgtaaaatatttttatattccggTCACGATGTAACGCTAGTAAATGTTatgaattctttaaatattttagatcaAACGGCAAAATTACCTGAATATGCTTCGGCATTAGCATTCGAATTGCATCACAGTTCTTTATTTAAAGATGATTTTGAGGTTAAg attgtttattattacaatAGTGATGATAAATTCCCCAAAGAGTTGGCCATACCCAATTGTGATGCTCCCTGTTCGTTAACGAAATTTTCGGCATCGATTAAACATTTACTTTTGTCGGATTACGATGAAACTTGTGAAAATACTAAGCCAGACTGTACGAGCAAATGA
- the LOC111682632 gene encoding glutathione S-transferase 1-like, which translates to MSSKPILYGTFTSPTVMAVLITLKALNIDFDFREIKPRLQENLTSDYLRKNPAHTVPTLETEEHKFIGDSHAIMAYLVDRYVKGDSNWYPKDLYRRAKVNELLHFENGVLFMMCVKQTFGPIFSGLRTNVSEEKFKEIDEAYNMMERFIGDNKYVAGPHISIADLSCITSISSMYFLRPFSEETHPKLFDWLGRMKSLPYVQEVLMSDVQGSTLKFLSKTMSHL; encoded by the coding sequence ATGTCTAGCAAACCAATACTGTACGGAACTTTTACCAGTCCCACCGTTATGGCAGTACTAATAACTCTCAAGGCATTAAATATCGATTTTGATTTTCGTGAGATCAAACCGCGATTACAAGAAAATCTCACTTcagattatttaagaaaaaatcctGCTCATACTGTACCCACTTTAGAAACTGAAGAACATAAGTTTATTGGCGATTCACATGCCATTATGGCGTACTTAGTTGATCGTTATGTTAAAGGCGACAGCAATTGGTATCCCAAAGATTTATATCGACGTGCAAAAGTCAATGAACTTTTACATTTTGAAAATGGTGTACTTTTTATGATGTGTGTCAAACAAACGTTTGGACCCATATTCTCGGGTCTTAGAACTAATGTATCTGAAGAGAAATTTAAAGAGATTGACGAAGCCTATAATATGATGGAACGTTTCATTGGGGATAATAAATATGTGGCTGGTCCACATATATCTATTGCAGATTTAAGTTGTATAACTTCCATAAGCAGTATGTATTTCTTGCGCCCATTTTCAGAGGAAACACATCCAAAGCTATTTGATTGGCTGGGACGTATGAAATCGTTACCATACGTTCAAGAGGTATTAATGAGCGATGTACAAGGGTcaacattgaaatttttatctaaaactaTGTCACATTTGTAA